In Chelatococcus sp. YT9, the following proteins share a genomic window:
- a CDS encoding TIGR00366 family protein encodes MHIEMPQATGPKHLDSPSRQPVGPSDDENILSRTALRFAAWMEKWFPDAFVFVLLAVLISFTGSLAIGAPVSSIVKAFGDGFWNLITFTLQASLVVIGGYVVASSPIATRAIRWLAGIPRSGPSAVAFVAAISCGSSLLNWAFSLIFGALLVKELARRHPHLDYRAASAAAILGVGSVWALGVSSAPAQLMANAASLPPALLQITGVIPFSQTIFLWQSMVMAGVLLTVTIAVAYFSAPRGSHAVTATSLGIDLNIKPVPTQKAERPGEWLECSRGLSLIIVCLGAAFLALTFAEMGFLKAISNLNIYNFLFLMLGLLLHGTPRSFTQSVFGSGAFR; translated from the coding sequence ATGCATATCGAAATGCCCCAGGCTACGGGACCAAAGCATTTAGATTCGCCAAGTAGACAACCCGTGGGACCGTCCGATGACGAGAACATCTTATCTCGCACTGCTCTACGATTTGCCGCGTGGATGGAGAAGTGGTTTCCCGATGCGTTCGTTTTCGTCCTTTTAGCCGTCCTTATCAGCTTCACTGGCTCGTTGGCGATCGGTGCCCCAGTCTCTTCGATCGTCAAAGCGTTTGGCGATGGTTTTTGGAACTTGATCACATTCACGCTCCAAGCCTCACTGGTCGTGATTGGCGGCTATGTTGTTGCGAGTTCCCCGATTGCTACTAGAGCAATCCGGTGGCTTGCAGGCATTCCTCGGTCAGGGCCGTCGGCTGTAGCCTTTGTGGCTGCGATAAGCTGTGGCAGCTCTCTGCTCAACTGGGCATTCAGCCTTATATTCGGCGCACTGCTCGTGAAGGAACTAGCGCGGCGACATCCACACCTTGATTACAGGGCTGCTTCTGCTGCGGCGATCCTCGGCGTCGGCAGTGTATGGGCACTCGGCGTGAGTTCTGCGCCAGCACAATTGATGGCAAACGCCGCAAGTCTACCCCCTGCCCTTTTGCAAATCACAGGCGTGATCCCTTTCAGCCAGACAATCTTCCTGTGGCAATCAATGGTGATGGCGGGAGTTCTGCTCACCGTTACTATCGCCGTTGCGTACTTTTCTGCGCCGCGCGGATCACATGCCGTTACCGCAACCTCACTCGGTATCGATCTAAACATTAAACCGGTGCCGACGCAAAAAGCGGAGCGCCCTGGCGAATGGCTCGAATGTAGCCGGGGCCTGAGCCTGATTATCGTCTGCCTGGGAGCGGCGTTTCTCGCACTCACGTTCGCGGAGATGGGTTTTCTTAAAGCCATCTCTAACCTCAACATTTACAACTTCCTCTTCCTGATGCTTGGCCTCCTGTTGCACGGGACACCGCGAAGCTTCACCCAATCCGTGTTCGGAAGCGGTGCCTTCCGTTAG